The following coding sequences lie in one Treponema sp. OMZ 790 genomic window:
- a CDS encoding S41 family peptidase produces MNKRTLFTLITVLLLAGIAACVIFIYYIPYRKEYALYKDTFMPKQKMQDDFDYVWDFVENGYPFKNVCIRAGADLQTIKEEYTNRLHEPKNEFEYYLFYLGLFNKITKEKQVGHLNIYDMSSVHPVTKNVQNTRFYDNDAEVRQFYEKAFMCLNDLSGIHINKLEALLKKYNVNLPIEDSDREKIDESMLISKIIKEKKIAYIGIKSFSPYNKAEYINRLCNMLKSFEGYEHLIIDVRENIGGDKYIWSKYLVSPIIKESGELYAKIVYDSENEYFKKYESNFLQRKMGQSGNIESFQFAGQNKEDKVLFDSIINYGFGIHPGDNDTNFTINFTGRIWLLINGKTQSAADRFAYFAKGKKGNAQPFATLVGENTGGIGLNLLSSRLYLKLPESNMLIQSDMTYGLNPDGSCHDEVGTAPDIYNLPGKDALETCLETIKNLGERTNF; encoded by the coding sequence ATGAATAAAAGAACATTATTTACACTCATCACAGTTTTACTTCTTGCCGGAATTGCAGCTTGCGTTATCTTTATTTATTATATTCCATATCGAAAGGAATATGCTTTATATAAAGATACTTTTATGCCTAAACAAAAGATGCAAGATGATTTTGATTATGTTTGGGACTTTGTGGAAAACGGTTATCCTTTTAAAAATGTATGTATCAGAGCCGGAGCCGATTTACAAACCATTAAGGAGGAGTATACCAATCGTTTGCATGAACCGAAAAATGAATTTGAATATTATTTATTTTATCTTGGGCTTTTTAATAAAATTACAAAAGAAAAACAGGTGGGACATTTAAATATATATGATATGAGTTCTGTACATCCTGTTACAAAAAATGTGCAAAATACACGGTTTTATGATAATGATGCCGAGGTCAGGCAGTTTTATGAAAAAGCCTTTATGTGTTTGAATGATTTAAGCGGAATTCACATAAATAAATTGGAAGCCTTGCTTAAAAAATATAATGTTAATTTACCTATTGAAGATAGTGATAGAGAAAAAATTGATGAGAGTATGCTCATATCTAAAATTATTAAAGAGAAAAAAATAGCCTATATCGGTATAAAAAGTTTTTCTCCATATAACAAGGCCGAGTACATAAATCGTCTTTGTAATATGTTAAAATCTTTTGAAGGATATGAACATTTAATTATTGATGTACGTGAAAATATAGGCGGAGATAAGTATATTTGGTCTAAATATCTTGTTTCTCCTATAATTAAAGAAAGCGGTGAGCTTTATGCTAAAATAGTTTATGACAGTGAGAATGAATATTTTAAAAAATATGAATCAAATTTTCTGCAACGCAAAATGGGACAATCGGGAAATATTGAAAGTTTTCAATTTGCCGGACAAAATAAAGAAGATAAAGTCCTCTTTGATTCTATAATAAATTATGGTTTCGGTATTCACCCGGGAGATAATGATACTAATTTCACAATTAATTTTACCGGCCGGATTTGGCTTTTAATAAATGGAAAAACTCAGTCTGCAGCAGATCGGTTTGCTTATTTTGCAAAAGGAAAAAAAGGAAATGCTCAACCCTTTGCAACCTTAGTAGGAGAAAATACCGGCGGCATAGGCCTTAACCTATTGTCAAGCCGCTTATATTTGAAGCTTCCCGAAAGTAATATGCTGATACAAAGCGATATGACCTATGGGTTAAATCCTGACGGCTCTTGTCATGACGAAGTGGGAACTGCTCCCGATATTTATAATCTCCCCGGAAAGGATGCCTTAGAGACCTGCTTGGAAACTATAAAAAATTTAGGGGAGAGGACAAACTTTTGA
- a CDS encoding peptidase domain-containing ABC transporter — MRLIRQFDGTDCGAACLAMVASHYKAKYSVTSIREIAGTDTHGTNLAGLVKAGEAMGFSVQVLKGDKEAISQDLPLPFIVHIKKSEEKREFFHFVVIKKIKNKKLTIYDPSGEKKKIDIDEFAKTWTGYTVFLSPSAEFKMQDNTKGFFERFAPLLKPYIHEIIQIIIASFLLTFFGIISSLYFRYIIDDVVYSKAFTSLTSLSIGIIILTLFSSGLSAVRSHIILFFSLKMDYHLIFSYFKHVFSLPIKFFDTRKTGEILSRINDAQKVRSALSGTAVSVVIDSCMVIIAGVVLYFKSSFLFWIGLITVPLSSIIIWLFSKKFAKGYRELMGQLSEVQSYLVEAVSGAASLKALNAEDSVYDEYEKREVKAVKINYRLGVLSNIQSFLNSILTGWSSNIIFFVGTYLILKDQFTVGQLISFNALLSFFTSPLQRLLTLQPSLQEAFVAGSRLGEIFDLKKEIADEGHWIKPEKILGNIEIKDLIFRYGTRNPVLNKISLNINAGESIGFVGASGSGKTSLIKLLLKFYSPESGSIKIDGHNIEDIDTKALRAKIGYVPQDIFLFSGTIAQNISLHDDNASIEDIIRVSMETGVHSFVENLPERYNTVLAERGASLSGGERQRIALARALISDPDLLIFDEATSNLDTISEKQIHGIIENIKIKKVTTIMIAHRLTTVKNCDKIFVMQNGTIAEEGNHSSLLEKKGLYYKLWNGDVL, encoded by the coding sequence ATGCGTTTAATCAGGCAATTTGACGGGACGGATTGCGGGGCGGCTTGTCTTGCTATGGTTGCATCCCATTACAAAGCAAAATACTCTGTAACATCGATCCGTGAAATTGCCGGAACCGATACGCACGGTACAAATCTTGCGGGGCTTGTAAAAGCGGGCGAGGCTATGGGCTTTTCGGTTCAAGTTTTAAAAGGCGATAAAGAAGCCATAAGTCAAGACCTGCCCCTTCCCTTTATTGTACATATAAAAAAATCTGAAGAAAAAAGAGAGTTTTTTCATTTTGTTGTTATAAAAAAAATAAAAAACAAAAAACTTACAATATACGATCCTTCCGGGGAAAAGAAAAAAATCGATATTGACGAGTTTGCAAAAACATGGACAGGTTATACTGTTTTTCTTAGTCCTTCAGCCGAATTTAAAATGCAGGACAATACCAAGGGATTTTTTGAACGCTTTGCACCTCTTTTAAAACCCTATATCCATGAGATAATTCAAATTATAATAGCATCTTTTTTATTGACCTTTTTCGGTATTATAAGTTCCCTTTATTTTAGATATATAATAGACGATGTAGTTTATTCAAAAGCTTTTACGTCTCTTACAAGCCTTTCTATAGGAATAATTATTTTAACTCTTTTTTCCTCAGGGCTTTCTGCGGTACGTTCCCATATTATTTTGTTTTTTTCGTTAAAAATGGATTACCATCTTATCTTTTCATATTTTAAACATGTATTTTCTCTTCCTATAAAATTTTTCGATACAAGAAAAACGGGCGAAATTCTTTCCCGTATAAATGATGCTCAAAAGGTACGTTCTGCCCTTTCCGGAACTGCCGTTTCGGTTGTCATTGATTCTTGTATGGTAATTATTGCAGGTGTAGTACTTTATTTTAAATCTTCATTTCTTTTTTGGATAGGTCTTATTACCGTGCCATTATCTTCTATTATAATATGGCTTTTTTCAAAAAAATTTGCAAAGGGCTACCGTGAGCTTATGGGACAATTATCCGAAGTACAGTCATACTTGGTTGAAGCCGTTTCAGGGGCGGCCTCATTAAAGGCCCTTAATGCAGAAGATTCCGTTTATGATGAATATGAAAAAAGAGAGGTAAAGGCCGTAAAAATAAACTATAGACTTGGAGTTTTAAGCAATATTCAATCTTTTTTAAATTCTATTTTAACGGGTTGGAGTTCAAATATTATTTTTTTTGTAGGGACTTATTTAATTTTAAAGGATCAATTTACCGTAGGACAGCTCATCTCATTCAATGCTCTTTTGAGCTTTTTTACAAGTCCTCTCCAAAGGCTTTTAACATTGCAGCCTAGTTTGCAGGAAGCCTTTGTTGCAGGAAGCCGATTGGGAGAAATTTTCGATTTAAAAAAAGAAATAGCCGATGAAGGGCATTGGATAAAACCTGAAAAAATTTTAGGTAACATCGAAATCAAAGATTTGATTTTTAGATATGGAACGCGTAATCCTGTTTTAAATAAGATATCTTTAAACATAAATGCAGGGGAAAGTATAGGTTTTGTCGGAGCATCAGGCTCGGGAAAAACAAGCCTTATTAAACTGCTTTTAAAATTTTATTCGCCTGAATCAGGCTCAATAAAAATTGACGGACATAATATTGAAGATATAGATACAAAAGCTCTCCGTGCAAAAATAGGCTATGTGCCTCAAGATATCTTTTTATTTTCCGGAACCATTGCACAAAATATTTCTCTTCATGATGACAATGCTTCTATTGAAGATATTATAAGGGTCTCGATGGAGACGGGAGTGCATTCTTTTGTCGAAAACCTGCCTGAAAGATATAATACGGTCCTTGCAGAAAGAGGTGCAAGCCTTTCAGGCGGAGAAAGACAGCGCATAGCTCTTGCCCGCGCCCTTATATCGGATCCTGACCTTTTAATCTTTGATGAAGCTACAAGTAATCTTGATACAATATCCGAAAAACAAATTCACGGTATAATCGAAAATATAAAAATAAAAAAAGTAACCACTATTATGATTGCGCATAGACTTACAACCGTAAAAAATTGCGATAAAATTTTTGTAATGCAAAACGGTACAATTGCAGAAGAAGGTAATCACTCATCTCTTTTAGAAAAAAAAGGCTTATACTATAAGCTGTGGAATGGAGATGTTCTATGA